The stretch of DNA AGTCTGTATAACCATTCGATGAGGCTTGAGGCTATGAGTTCTGGATTTTCAATTTGAAGCTTGTAGTATAATTTTGTGGCTACATAGTATGTTTCTGCTAGAATTGGATGTGGCAATATGCCTTCTAGTTTGCTGGTTAAGAGCGTGGAGAAAACTGTTTTTGCTTGCTCGTGAAGTTCGCCTTGGAGGTCTATGTATTCTATTATGACGCTTGTGTCTAGAACGACTTTACTCAAGTGGAACACCGAGGTCTTTGAGAAGTCTTTGCGTTTTGTCGCTTGTCCTTTTCGCTTCATGTAGCAATGGCTCTGTGATTTTTGGGCCTGCTCGAATGAAGGCTTCTTTCGGGAGTTCTTGCAAAGGCTCTAAGATTATTCTTTTTCCTTCGACTTGTATCTTGAGAACAGTGCCTGGGGTTAGGCCGAGTTTGTCTCTGGCTTGCTTAGGAATAACGACTTGCCCCTTCTTGGAGACTATGGTTTTTGACAAGTTACCGCCGAAATATGTAAGAAGTTAATCTTACTTAAGTCTTACTATTTACGATACTGTCAAGTTATTTTTTAGGGGCTTTAAGAAGCCGTTTTTTGGAGGTGATGTCCATTAGGTGGCTCCTTAAAGCCCTTGAGAATAGTGTTTATTCAGGGTTAATAGGTTTTCGCTCTGGATGGAGGTTGGGGCGGTTCTGCTTTATATGGCTGGCTTGAGCTATAGGGAAATAACCTACGTTCTGAGGTTTGTGCCGTGTAGCCGCGAGGCCGTAAGACTTTGGGTTAAGAAGCTGGAACGCGTAACCGTCAAGGTTGGAATTAAGCCTAGGACCCCTCAAGGGTTCATAGGAGCCCTCATCAGCCCCCTGTCGGGGCGAGCCCTCTCTAAGCCTTCATTAGCCCGTCGAAGAGCCTTGGGCTTGGAGTAAGTGCCTTCATTTGAAGGTGTAGGTTTATGGCTGCGTTTAACTATTAGCTGCGTGATGAGGATGATGAAGGGTGTTAGAGCTAGGGGGACGAGCTGTGGCGGGAGCGTTAACATTAGCGCCGCCGTCGGGAGGGCGTGGGCGGCCATGATCTTTAGGTGGTGCATGTGTTTGAGGTGGCTGCACTCGTACTCGAAGACCGCCTCTATCTCGCTTGGGGTTAATGCTTCGAGGAGCCCGCTTAGAACCACGACCCTGTAGGGCAGGATGGTTGCGCCCGCGTCAACGGCCTTAGACTTAATTAAGCCTACCTCGGCCTCCAGCGTAACCTAACGTTCCTGGCGGCTTCGCTCATTAAAGCGTTAAGGGATTCATTAAAACCGTGAAGGCATATTACGGTGAAATTACGGTTAAGCGGAGCTTACTTATTGCAGCGTAGGGTAGACTGTTTAAGTCTCTCTCACCCTTTTAGCTATTTCGGCCGCTATCTCCATGGTTTTAGACATACCGCCTAGGTCCGGGGTTAACACCTTACCCTCCTTAAGTACCTCGTTAACGGCGTTCTCTACTAGCTTCGACGCTTCGCGTTCGTTAAGCCATTCGAGCATCATGGCCGTCGAA from Candidatus Nezhaarchaeales archaeon encodes:
- a CDS encoding M48 family metalloprotease → MEAEVGLIKSKAVDAGATILPYRVVVLSGLLEALTPSEIEAVFEYECSHLKHMHHLKIMAAHALPTAALMLTLPPQLVPLALTPFIILITQLIVKRSHKPTPSNEGTYSKPKALRRANEGLERARPDRGLMRAPMNP
- a CDS encoding PIN domain-containing protein, with the protein product MSKVVLDTSVIIEYIDLQGELHEQAKTVFSTLLTSKLEGILPHPILAETYYVATKLYYKLQIENPELIASSLIEWLYRLPATIIPKEDIDLAIEAGKAKLNYGLALTDCYVLATSKLYDCKALFKKREKEMLKNIDALKKEYQLLFLEDYK
- a CDS encoding AbrB/MazE/SpoVT family DNA-binding domain-containing protein, with translation MSKTIVSKKGQVVIPKQARDKLGLTPGTVLKIQVEGKRIILEPLQELPKEAFIRAGPKITEPLLHEAKRTSDKTQRLLKDLGVPLE